taaaataataaataaaaatacaataatagacacattaaaaagtaATACATTATCAAAACTATTTTATGGCATTGatattatattaggtattaaaAATAATCTAGAAATGACTTCAAGTATAGAGGAGGATATGCAAAGGTTGAGTGCAAATACTTCATTTTATGCAAGGGACTTGAGCATGGGAGGATTTTGGTATGGGGAGATGCAAATAGCCTACTCATTTGCAAATCATATGACCAACCTTTTTGCTAATTGAATGATAATAATTCATAgtcaaattttgtgaaacttgttggttgtagaattttaaaaactaatagtgGGTTTTTCGAGAAATAGCAAGTCATATTGATATTATAGATATAAACTGAAAATCAGGttaaatatttaagtttaaaatgtatttccaaaATTAGATAAAGAATCACTAAGAGAACTTTTTACATTGACCCTTAAAGTGTTATGAATTTTACttacatatgtaaaattatttttcagattctGTTTCCTAAAATGCCAAAACGACAGGgtgattttttgcattttttaaatatgaagaaggtgaaaacagacacagaaaataaGGAAGTGAGCAAAAATCATTGTGGATTGTCTAAGGCAAAGGAACCACATTTCAAGTATATTGAACAACCAATCATTGAAGAAAAGCCATCACGTTcatcaaagaaagaaatagataatCTTGTGCTTCCAGATTGTTGGAATGAAAAACAAGCATTTATGTTTACAGAACAATACAAATGGCTTGAAATAAAAGAAGGTAAATTAGGATGTAAGGATTGTTCGACAGTTCGGCATTTGGGATCGAAAGCAGAAAAGCATGTCCATGTGTCCAAGGAATGGATTGCATATTTAGTAACCCCTAATGGCAGTAATAAAATTACTAGGCAAGCTtctctacgaaaaaaaattaGGGAACATGATGTTTCTAAAGCCCATGGTAAAATTCAGGATTTGTTAAAGGAATCAACTAATGATTCAATTTCTAATTTAGtgcataaacaaaataataaaaatattgatgcTACTGTAAAAGTTTTCAATACTGTTTACAGTTTAGTAAAACGTAACAGACCTTTATCTGATATTGAGGGGGCAAGagaattacaggaaaaaaatggagaggTAAATTGTTTAAATACACGTTACAGTGCAACAAGAATAGCAGAACATAttgcaaaagaaatgaagatgaaGATATTTAAGAATATTATAGAAGAGAATGCCAAAATCTGTATCATAATTGATGAGGCATCTACAGTTTCAAAGAAAAGCACCCTACTGATTTATCTCCAGTGCACAATTCAGTCAGCTCCTGCACCTGTTATGTTATTTGTGGCTTTAAAAGAATTGGTGTCAACTACAGCAGAGTGTATTGTCAATACATTATTGACTACTTTAAATGATTGTGGTTTTACAAATGAATATTTGAAAGCAAATTTAATTGCATTTTGTTCTGATGGTGCTAATACAATCCTGGGAAGAAAGTCTGGAGTAGCTACAAAATTGTTAGAAAATTTTCCCGAAATCATCATTTGGAACTGTTTAAATCATCGATTACAATTGTCACTTGATGATTCTATATccgaaataaaacaaattaatcatttaaaaatatttcttgataaaatttattctatttatcATCAACCTAATAAAAATCAAACCAAGCTTCTAGGAACTGTAGCTAAAGAACTTGAaactgaaattattaaaattggtCGGGTAATGGGACCAAGATGGGCGGCATGTAGTTTACAAGCTGCTACTGCTGTATGGCATGCATATcctatattatatatgcatttttctcattcttaCTCTGGTTTGGCAAAGAGATTAGCTAACATTAATTTCTTACAAGACCTTGCTTTAATGATTGACATTCTTGAAGAATTTTCAATACTTTCAACTGCATTACAGTCAAAATCAACTAATATTCAGAAAGCACAAAAATTGATCAAACGTACCATAAGAgctttggaaaatttaaaaattggtacTGGAAAGTATGAATCTCAAATTGAAGATTTGATCAAGTCAGATAAGTTTAAAGATATTccatttaataaaaacaataaatttaatgCTCTTCCTAGGAATATATTACTAGACAATATAATTCAGCACATGAACCTACGCCTTTTATCTGACAGAAAccatgaaaatatttgtaattacttTGATCTGCTAGAACCTTCTACATGGCCTTATGAAGAAATAACTTCACCATGGATAGCTGGtgaaaaaacattatttcatttgtgtaaaatcttaaaatatgaaGTTGATTTGAATGATTTTCGGGaatttgtaaataataatataaaatcaaaCAGTGTTTCAATTCCTACAACTATATACAAAGCTAAAATGATAGTTAACACCATTGCAATCAATAGTGCTGAAGCTGAAAGGGGTTTCAATTTAATGAACATAATTTGTACAAGGGTGAGAAATAGTTTAACAATAGATCATGTATCAGATTTAATGACAATAAATTTATTGGGGAAAGAATTAGCAGATTGGGATGCAACACCATTTGTAAAATCTTGGTCAAATTGCAACCACAGGTTGGCTACAGATACAAGAGTTCGGCAAAAGTCAACAAAAGTCTTGCATGAGAATCAATTGGCTATATGGAACTTACAATAGAATATTGTATATgttttttatcatctgtaaattaTGTACTACACATCCTTTATATacataaaggctttttttttttttttttttttttggaaagccaGTTAAACTTTTATCAGCATGTTGCTGTTTAAAAGGCATTCTTTAAGAAGATAATCTTGAAGATTGGTTTTAGGAGCTATGGTTTTTTAGAGATTGGCCCATGTTTGCTAGAGCGGGTCATAATACATATTCCATGAAGTTCTGTACAGAACAAACACTGTTTATAATTTTGTACTGTTTTACTTTAAGTAAGGTTGCAAAAAATAGCAGGACTCAGATAAGTTCTAAACCCTGGAGGTTAtagtaaataaaagagaaatggaaTAAAAACTGTAAGCCTTTTGGCTCTTGTCTTTCTCATTTCCATATCTGTGCTATCtagtatggtagccactagctacatgtggctgaTCAGCTTAGgactaaaagtaaaattttaatttatttacttttacttaaatataaaaactgaaacaatgtaaaatatttttctgcttagCTTTACTGTTTTTCAGGAATACATTTTACTCTGTTACTTTGCATAAGATATGGTTGTTGCAGTGCGCCTGTCAAACTTGTGTGTCATTTCCAATATTGAATATAAACATATTGCTGATAGATATGATACTGCTGTCAGCAGATGGATTCAATGCAAGTTATTTTTTCTATGAATTGATGTAACATCATTATCTGAATAGTTTATGCAGACAACAGGAATTACAGTGATTCCTGTGTAAATTGTTACTGGTAATTGAAATACTTATTTTAATcatgattaaattatttttctagtttacaCATGAATAtgagcaaatttttaaatttaaaatgaaggcATACTGAAAAAGAATCAAGTGGAGATGCAGAACCTAGTACAACAACTGGAACAGTAAACAGACTCAAAGAAGGTATGTTGCAGATTTGACAATGAATGGCAATTGCAATTTGCTGTGGCAGAGCGAAACAACCTGCTATTTAAGAAACAATTAAAGTAGGAAAATTGAGACTTCAGCAGATGCAAAATGAATTAggtaaattatatttcatatgCCAAAAATAATCAATGGAATTTAGTCACCTAAAATCAGAAttaacaagaatttttaaaaacaattttagaagGAACTAAGGTTGTAAGTTTGGCCAGATGTAAAATagctgagattcttttttttttttccaagaacaagtttcactcttgttgcccaggctggagtgcaatggcgcaatcttggctcactgcaacctccgcctcctgggttcaagcgattctcctgcctcagccttccgagtagctaggattacaggactgtgccaccacgcctggcgaattttttttttttttttttttttttgagacagagtctcattgtgtcacccaggctggagtgcagtggtgcaatcttggctcactgcaacttccacctcctgggttcaagtgattcttctgcctcagcctcccaagtggctgggattacaggcgtctgccaccaagcccagctaattttttgtatttttaatagagacggggttccgccttgttggccaggttggtctcaaactcctgacctcaggtgatcctcctgcctcggcctcccaaagtactgggattacaggagtgagccaccatgctcagcaaaATAGCTGAGATTCTTGCGTGAAagaattaggtttttttttttttttggatgggagaggggagagtcctgctatgtcacccaggctggactgcagcggctcactgcagcctcttcctcctgggctcaagcagtcctcccacctcggccccctgagtagctgggaatacaggtacgtgccaccacacccagctagtttttatgtctttttgtagagatggggttttgccatgttgcccgggctggtattggactcctgggctcaagcagccttcctgccttggcctcccaaagtgctgggattataggcatgaaccaccatgcctggccaagaactagttttaaatggataaatgaaattatttcagttgaagaaattgttagaaaattatgaataaaagcCTAAATaagatgttttattaaaaaatacaaggccttgctgggcacggtggctcatgcctataatcccagcactttgggaggctgaggcaggtggatcacgaggttaggagattgaaaccatcctagctaatacggtgaaaccccatctctactaaaaatacaaaaaattatccgggtgtggtggcacgcacctgtagtcccagctacttgg
The window above is part of the Symphalangus syndactylus isolate Jambi chromosome 23, NHGRI_mSymSyn1-v2.1_pri, whole genome shotgun sequence genome. Proteins encoded here:
- the KIAA1586 gene encoding E3 SUMO-protein ligase KIAA1586 homolog isoform X1; its protein translation is MGDPGSEIIESVPPAGPEASESTTDENEDDIQFVSEGPSRPVLEYIDLVCGDDENPSTYYSDILFPKMPKRQGDFLHFLNMKKVKTDTENKEVSKNHCGLSKAKEPHFKYIEQPIIEEKPSRSSKKEIDNLVLPDCWNEKQAFMFTEQYKWLEIKEGKLGCKDCSTVRHLGSKAEKHVHVSKEWIAYLVTPNGSNKITRQASLRKKIREHDVSKAHGKIQDLLKESTNDSISNLVHKQNNKNIDATVKVFNTVYSLVKRNRPLSDIEGARELQEKNGEVNCLNTRYSATRIAEHIAKEMKMKIFKNIIEENAKICIIIDEASTVSKKSTLLIYLQCTIQSAPAPVMLFVALKELVSTTAECIVNTLLTTLNDCGFTNEYLKANLIAFCSDGANTILGRKSGVATKLLENFPEIIIWNCLNHRLQLSLDDSISEIKQINHLKIFLDKIYSIYHQPNKNQTKLLGTVAKELETEIIKIGRVMGPRWAACSLQAATAVWHAYPILYMHFSHSYSGLAKRLANINFLQDLALMIDILEEFSILSTALQSKSTNIQKAQKLIKRTIRALENLKIGTGKYESQIEDLIKSDKFKDIPFNKNNKFNALPRNILLDNIIQHMNLRLLSDRNHENICNYFDLLEPSTWPYEEITSPWIAGEKTLFHLCKILKYEVDLNDFREFVNNNIKSNSVSIPTTIYKAKMIVNTIAINSAEAERGFNLMNIICTRVRNSLTIDHVSDLMTINLLGKELADWDATPFVKSWSNCNHRLATDTRVRQKSTKVLHENQLAIWNLQ
- the KIAA1586 gene encoding E3 SUMO-protein ligase KIAA1586 homolog isoform X2, with translation MGDPGSEIIESVPPAGPEASESTTDENEDDIQFVSILFPKMPKRQGDFLHFLNMKKVKTDTENKEVSKNHCGLSKAKEPHFKYIEQPIIEEKPSRSSKKEIDNLVLPDCWNEKQAFMFTEQYKWLEIKEGKLGCKDCSTVRHLGSKAEKHVHVSKEWIAYLVTPNGSNKITRQASLRKKIREHDVSKAHGKIQDLLKESTNDSISNLVHKQNNKNIDATVKVFNTVYSLVKRNRPLSDIEGARELQEKNGEVNCLNTRYSATRIAEHIAKEMKMKIFKNIIEENAKICIIIDEASTVSKKSTLLIYLQCTIQSAPAPVMLFVALKELVSTTAECIVNTLLTTLNDCGFTNEYLKANLIAFCSDGANTILGRKSGVATKLLENFPEIIIWNCLNHRLQLSLDDSISEIKQINHLKIFLDKIYSIYHQPNKNQTKLLGTVAKELETEIIKIGRVMGPRWAACSLQAATAVWHAYPILYMHFSHSYSGLAKRLANINFLQDLALMIDILEEFSILSTALQSKSTNIQKAQKLIKRTIRALENLKIGTGKYESQIEDLIKSDKFKDIPFNKNNKFNALPRNILLDNIIQHMNLRLLSDRNHENICNYFDLLEPSTWPYEEITSPWIAGEKTLFHLCKILKYEVDLNDFREFVNNNIKSNSVSIPTTIYKAKMIVNTIAINSAEAERGFNLMNIICTRVRNSLTIDHVSDLMTINLLGKELADWDATPFVKSWSNCNHRLATDTRVRQKSTKVLHENQLAIWNLQ